The genomic DNA GACCTCCGACAGCGCCGCGAGGATCTCGGAGGTTTGCGTGTCCACCATCCGGACGGTAAGGCGGTCCCCCCCGGACGCGGCGCCGAGCTTGACCACCAGCAGCGCGCCGGCGGGAAACAGGCGGCCGAGGGCCATGCGAAGCTCGGGTGCGGCGACGTCGGAGGCGCTCAAGTCCAGCTCCCGCAGGATCTCCTCCATGGCCTCCCGCTCGACGACGCGGAAGTCGCCCGCCTCCCGGAAGGCGGCGAGCAGCGCGGTTTCATAGAGCCAGGCGGTCTCTTCCTCCACGCCCGCCGCGGGCGCGGGCGGCAGCACGGCCAGGGTGCGCGGCCGGGGGGCGTCGGCCGGAGGGTCTTCCCGGGGGCCCGCGTTTTTTCCTTCCCGGATACGCTGGAGCAGGGCCTGGGTTTCGTCGCGGCGCCTTTGCTTTTCCGCGGAGCGCAGGTAGTCGTTCACCAGCGCGGCGAGCGGGTCGCCGGGCTCCGCGGCCAGGCGGCGGTCGAGCAGGCGCCGGGCGGTGTTCGTCGCGCCGCGCCGGTCGAGGAGGGCGGTGTCGAACAACACGCGCATCTGCTCGCGCCGGTCGGGCGACCAGGTCGCGGCCACCTGCCAGACGGCGCCCGTCGAAAGCGCCTCCGCCAGCCACTCGCGGGCCAGTTGCTCGAACGGCATGGACTTTTCGACCAGTACGAATTCGCCGCCGGCGTGGGCGGGCCCCGGGAGCGGGCCCATCCGCACCATCTGGCCGGTCATCTCGCTGACCGTGTCCCGCAGCGACATCCCGAGTTCCGAGGCGGAGCACCAGCCGCGGGCCGGGTACTCGAGGGCGTTGAGGAGCGTCCGGCTGAACACGCTGTGCCGGCCGCCGCTGTCGGCCACCGGCTCCAGGTCGCCGCTGGCGATCAGGTAACGCGAAGGGCGGGCGAGCGCGTTGACGTACCAGCCGACCTCGGCGGACGGCGCCCCGGCGGGCGCGCCCCGGAACAGGGACCCGCCGAAGCAGGAGTCCGCGATCACGAGGATATGCCGCGCCTCGGAGGCGCCGATCATCTTGGCGAGCACGGCGTTCCAGATCCAATCCTCCCGCGCCGGCTGGCCGTCCGTTCGCCAGCGGGCGTCGGAGGGGATCCAGAATCCCTCGTCCAGCGTCTCGTCGTAGAACCCGTGGCCGGCGAAATAGACCAGGACGGCGTCGTCCCGCGTGTAGTCCACCAGCCGGTCCAGGGCCTGCAGGACGGTGGCGCGCGTGGCGTCGGCGTCGAGCAGGCGGGTCACCTCGAACCCGTATTTCTGTTCCAGGACGTCGCCCACGGCCTCGGCGTCGCCCCGCGCCGTGCGCAGGTCGGTCCACCCGTCCGCCCCGTGGTGCCGGTAGTCGTTGATGCCGATCACGAGGGCGTGGTACGCGGGCATCGTGAACTCGGGCGCCGCCCGGAGCGGCGCGGCCGCGCCGGCGAGCCCGCCCGCGGCCAGGATCGCCAGGGCCCGTCTTTTCGTGCATGGCTTCATGGGCACCTCTCCGTTCTCACCGGGTCATCACCGTGTCGCCGGGCGCCGGCTCGCGCGCGCCCTTCGCGGGCAGGAACCGCGCCGTGCTCTGCTCCTCCTCCACGCTCTCCACGACGAGTTCCGCGAAAGGGGCGTCGTCCGCTGCCGGCGCGACCCACCGCGTCCCCGCCCGGACTCCCAGTCGGCGGCCCGCCGCGATGGTCCCGCGGCCGCCGTGCCGCGACGCCAGCCGGCTTTCGAGCAGCGGGAAAAACTGCTCCATCTTGGCGGCCAGGCCGTCGAGCGGGGTGCGCCAATCGCCGTTCCGGAACTCGATGTACACGTCGGTCGCGTGAAGCACCTCGGCGCTCGCCGTGTCCACGATCCGCATGTACGCGGTCACGCCGTCGCCGTTCCGGAACAGCGCGCCGGAGAACAGCAGGTCGGCGGGCAGCAGGCGCCCGATCTCCAGCGCCGCGCGCGGGTCGGCCAGGCCGGACGCGCTCAAGTCCAGCTCGCGCAGGATATCCGTCCACTCGTCGCCGCGGGCCAGCAGGCGGAACCGCGCGGGCGGCCGCGCGAGGCACTCGCCGAGATGCTCCGTCGCCTGGTCCGCGTCGAGCCCGCCGCCCGCGGGGT from Kiritimatiellia bacterium includes the following:
- a CDS encoding caspase family protein, with the translated sequence MKPCTKRRALAILAAGGLAGAAAPLRAAPEFTMPAYHALVIGINDYRHHGADGWTDLRTARGDAEAVGDVLEQKYGFEVTRLLDADATRATVLQALDRLVDYTRDDAVLVYFAGHGFYDETLDEGFWIPSDARWRTDGQPAREDWIWNAVLAKMIGASEARHILVIADSCFGGSLFRGAPAGAPSAEVGWYVNALARPSRYLIASGDLEPVADSGGRHSVFSRTLLNALEYPARGWCSASELGMSLRDTVSEMTGQMVRMGPLPGPAHAGGEFVLVEKSMPFEQLAREWLAEALSTGAVWQVAATWSPDRREQMRVLFDTALLDRRGATNTARRLLDRRLAAEPGDPLAALVNDYLRSAEKQRRRDETQALLQRIREGKNAGPREDPPADAPRPRTLAVLPPAPAAGVEEETAWLYETALLAAFREAGDFRVVEREAMEEILRELDLSASDVAAPELRMALGRLFPAGALLVVKLGAASGGDRLTVRMVDTQTSEILAALSEVIPPEDDPLARCRDLAARLARAWSQARP